In a single window of the Gossypium hirsutum isolate 1008001.06 chromosome D02, Gossypium_hirsutum_v2.1, whole genome shotgun sequence genome:
- the LOC107909534 gene encoding NAC domain-containing protein 83-like → MMEKLNFVKNGVLRLPPGFRFHPTDEELVVQYLRRKVLSWPLPASIIPEVDVCKADPWDLPGDLEQERYFFSTREAKYPNGNRSNRATLSGYWKATGIDKQVVSCSGNQVVGMKKTLVFYRGKPPQGTRTDWIMHEYRLVTADTCNAPHKKNQTQNHLVAVENWVLCRIFLKKRSGATNREDDGLQCCNEKGVGKARRKSPVFYEFLSKERTDLNLAPASSSSCSSGITQVSNDNADDHEESSSCNSFPYFRRKP, encoded by the exons ATGATGGAGAAGCTTAATTTTGTAAAGAACGGTGTGCTTAGATTGCCTCCTGGGTTCCGCTTCCATCCTACTGATGAAGAGTTAGTGGTTCAGTACTTGAGAAGAAAGGTGCTTTCTTGGCCCTTACCTGCCTCTATCATACCCGAAGTTGATGTTTGCAAAGCCGATCCTTGGGACTTGCCAG GTGATTTGGAACAAGAGAGGTACTTCTTTAGTACAAGAGAAGCCAAGTATCCCAATGGGAACAGATCCAACAGAGCCACACTTTCAGGATATTGGAAAGCCACAGGAATTGACAAACAAGTTGTAAGTTGTAGTGGCAACCAAGTAGTGGGTATGAAGAAAACTCTGGTTTTTTATAGAGGAAAGCCCCCACAGGGAACTAGGACCGACTGGATCATGCATGAATATCGCCTTGTTACCGCTGACACCTGCAATGCCCCACATAAGAAGAACCAAACTCAG AACCATTTGGTGGCAGTGGAAAATTGGGTGTTGTGCCGCATATTTTTGAAGAAAAGAAGTGGTGCTACTAACAGAGAGGATGACGGCCTGCAATGTTGCAACGAGAAGGGAGTTGGTAAAGCAAGGAGAAAGAGCCCTGTTTTCTATGAATTCCTGAGCAAGGAGAGGACAGACCTAAATCTTGCCCCAGCATCCTCCTCATCTTGCTCCAGTGGGATCACACAGGTGTCAAATGATAACGCGGATGACCATGAAGAAAGCAGTAGTTGCAATAGTTTTCCTTATTTTAGAAGAAAACCTTAA
- the LOC107909535 gene encoding glycerophosphodiester phosphodiesterase GDPD1, chloroplastic yields the protein MAMALKAVHVCDVPNLDQVPENAALALCSTRFRAGVNDEKICECNIPKFLVVGHRGNGMNMLQSPDPRMKSIKENSILSFNEAAKFSIDFIEFDVQVTKDDYPVIYHDNFVLHEEKGVIVENRVTELALAEFLSYGPQKHPGSEGKPLYRKTKDGRFFEWKVEKDAPLCTLEEAFHDVDQSVGFNVELKFDDFIVYKEEELSRILKAILKVVFENAKGRQILFSSFQPDAARLIRKLQSTYPVYFLTNGGSEIYTDIRRNSLEEAIKLSLENGLQGIVSEVKAVFRNPGAVGRIKESKLSLMTYGQLNNVPEVAYMQHLMGVEGVIVDLVKEISESVSDLTHAKEGEEKSMYGEEDGKKEGKAKPQFSKDELSFLLKLIPELMIQA from the exons ATGGCCATGGCTCTCAAAGCGGTTCATGTTTGCGATGTGCCTAATCTTGATCAAGTCCCTGAGAATGCTGCATTAGCACTCTGCTCAACTCGTTTCCGAGCAG GTGTTAATGATGAAAAAATATGCGAATGCAACATTCCCAAGTTTCTAGTAGTGGGTCACAGAGGGAACGGAATGAACATGTTGCAATCGCCTGATCCCAGAATGAAATCCATCAAAGAGaattctattctttctttcaatgAGGCGGCTAAGTTTTCTATCGATTTCATTGAATTTGACGTTCAG GTGACGAAAGATGATTACCCTGTCATTTACCATGACAACTTCGTCCTCCATGAAGAAAAG GGTGTCATTGTTGAGAACAGAGTTACAGAACTTGCTTTGGCTGAATTTCTTTCCTATGGACCTCAGAAACACCCTGGAAGT GAGGGAAAACCGCTTTACAGGAAAACAAAAGATGGAAGGTTCTTCGAGTGGAAGGTTGAAAAAGATGCTCCTCTGTGTACACTTGAAGAGGCTTTCCATGATGTCGATCAATCGGTGGGCTTTAATGTTGAATTGAAGTTTGATGATTTTATTGTTTATAAGGAAGAGGAACTCTCACGTATACTTAAAGCTATCTTGAAG GTGGTGTTTGAGAATGCAAAGGGCAGACAAATCTTGTTTTCTAGCTTTCAACCTGATGCAGCCCGGTTGATTAGAAAATTGCAGAGCACATACCCC GTATATTTTCTCACCAATGGGGGAAGTGAAATTTACACAGACATAAGGAGGAATTCCTTGGAGGAGGCTATTAAGCTCAGCCTTGAAAATGGCTTGCAGGGGATCGTATCCGAAGTCAAAGCAGTGTTTAGAAATCCTGGAGCGGTTGGAAGAATCAAAGAATCAAAGCTTTCCCTCATGACCTACGGTCAATTAAA TAATGTCCCGGAGGTTGCATACATGCAACATCTAATGGGTGTTGAGGGAGTTATTGTGGACCTGGTTAAGGAGATTAGTGAGTCAGTATCAGATTTAACCCATGCAAAGGAGGGAGAAGAGAAAAGCATGTATGGAGAGGAGGATGGGAAGAAGGAAGGGAAAGCAAAGCCACAATTTTCCAAGGATGAACTCTCCTTCCTATTGAAGCTAATACCAGAGCTGATGATTCAGGCTTGA